The uncultured Methanomethylovorans sp. genome contains a region encoding:
- a CDS encoding methanogenesis marker 3 protein — translation MITVEVNNVKIELPEGATLRDAILAFDTPYKEGDSIGILKRSAAAQEENVTEYRIITTAGEFMIELFATDSPSKRRWAEKSEEYRNIPLRWSSRDAVAFGPFSSDMVPKKEAGVYREYEVLFAAGGGDPRNTHIIITKDRHSAEYGDPQESAFGRVVSGKRVLESLGQKDSIIEIKPVISWKQIGEHLLTTDLATPLENGEKVFTYLDVVMSPESPMGAEHFFALMRKGSFKVDMVSSSFISDHTLLGELPAYENYEPRTMGTIFLRTVGYGSGKAFISTDDRTASILHSVIGHVDKGMELVKMAEVGHRLLVRTTPPQIMLHGKNFLEAEEELTPFGVKLIREGDTNDEALIVAQDPDTTIGILQEGTVRATGIDDSKIVNIELYDDVAPITLDFFRHAIGLQFRPVGILPLIMMYENTYIFKAEKPAERYKEILPENVPNKKVAAGEIGVTNQAAKRMGMVGVKTKDDDFFGPTGEKFISTNIIGRIFDTEKLQHFKEGDKVYVIERNRE, via the coding sequence ATGATAACTGTAGAGGTCAACAATGTAAAAATAGAGTTGCCTGAAGGAGCTACCCTTAGGGATGCCATCCTGGCATTTGATACCCCATACAAAGAAGGAGATTCAATCGGGATCCTTAAGCGATCTGCTGCTGCGCAAGAAGAAAACGTGACAGAGTATCGGATAATTACAACTGCTGGAGAGTTTATGATAGAGCTCTTCGCAACAGATTCACCATCAAAAAGGCGATGGGCGGAGAAATCTGAAGAATATAGAAATATACCCCTCAGATGGTCTAGCAGAGATGCAGTTGCATTCGGCCCCTTTTCAAGCGATATGGTTCCTAAGAAAGAGGCTGGAGTATATAGAGAATATGAAGTTCTTTTTGCAGCCGGTGGCGGGGATCCCCGCAATACACATATAATAATAACTAAGGATAGACACTCTGCGGAATATGGGGATCCGCAAGAAAGTGCCTTTGGAAGAGTCGTAAGTGGAAAAAGAGTGTTGGAAAGCCTGGGTCAGAAAGACAGTATAATTGAGATTAAGCCAGTAATATCATGGAAACAAATAGGTGAACATCTCCTTACTACTGACCTAGCAACTCCTCTGGAAAATGGGGAAAAAGTATTCACATATCTGGATGTGGTGATGTCTCCGGAATCTCCTATGGGAGCAGAACATTTTTTTGCACTGATGAGGAAGGGAAGTTTCAAGGTGGACATGGTCTCAAGCTCGTTCATATCAGACCATACTCTTCTTGGAGAGCTGCCTGCATATGAAAACTATGAACCACGCACGATGGGAACCATATTCCTGCGCACAGTGGGATATGGATCAGGAAAGGCATTTATCTCAACAGATGACAGGACAGCCAGCATTCTGCATTCTGTCATAGGACATGTGGACAAGGGCATGGAATTGGTGAAAATGGCAGAAGTTGGACACCGGCTTCTAGTACGCACCACACCTCCACAGATTATGTTGCATGGCAAGAATTTCTTGGAGGCTGAAGAGGAGCTGACCCCATTTGGTGTAAAACTCATTCGTGAAGGAGACACAAATGATGAAGCACTGATAGTTGCCCAAGATCCTGATACTACTATTGGGATACTGCAAGAAGGTACTGTAAGGGCCACTGGCATCGATGACTCAAAAATAGTCAATATAGAATTATATGATGATGTTGCACCCATAACCCTGGATTTCTTCAGGCATGCTATTGGGCTGCAGTTTAGGCCCGTAGGAATATTGCCATTGATAATGATGTATGAGAACACCTATATATTCAAAGCTGAAAAACCTGCTGAAAGATATAAAGAAATTCTGCCGGAGAACGTACCAAATAAAAAAGTTGCAGCCGGAGAGATAGGTGTTACTAATCAGGCAGCAAAGCGTATGGGAATGGTAGGTGTCAAGACTAAGGACGATGATTTCTTCGGACCCACCGGAGAGAAGTTCATAAGTACAAATATCATCGGACGCATCTTTGACACGGAAAAACTTCAACATTTCAAGGAAGGAGACAAGGTCTATGTCATTGAACGCAACAGGGAGTGA
- a CDS encoding methanogenesis marker 6 protein, producing the protein MSLNATGSELMDNGEDIITKIVVISSDSVLPIDAAMKVYQSETAITIKETCFGTMVTGPRNAVDGVVDELRAMDRNHVFVKERGFRPGDERRCRAVRGGGPRPGFHYLREEVQMLPMIGKALDAYDKHVPLTEIHRAKKIDVKKLKDIIESNI; encoded by the coding sequence ATGTCATTGAACGCAACAGGGAGTGAACTCATGGATAATGGGGAAGATATTATTACCAAAATAGTGGTCATAAGTTCTGACAGCGTTCTGCCCATAGACGCGGCGATGAAAGTTTATCAATCCGAAACTGCCATAACGATCAAAGAGACCTGTTTTGGAACAATGGTCACCGGCCCCAGAAATGCTGTGGATGGGGTTGTGGATGAACTAAGGGCAATGGATAGGAATCATGTCTTTGTGAAAGAGCGTGGATTTCGTCCTGGGGATGAAAGAAGATGCCGGGCCGTAAGGGGTGGTGGACCCAGACCAGGATTTCATTACCTGAGAGAAGAAGTACAGATGCTACCCATGATAGGAAAAGCACTTGATGCTTATGACAAGCATGTTCCACTCACGGAGATACACCGTGCTAAAAAAATAGATGTAAAGAAGCTGAAGGACATCATTGAATCTAATATATGA
- a CDS encoding methanogenesis marker 5 protein: MAKVIIYPINSLILSDLVERFGHKPLAMMEKIKEKVNTVGVDSPPLNITAEEPKMGLKYAAVEVPAGVRGRMAIVGPMIDEAEAAIIVNEASMAFGCMGCARTNELTKYLIRKKEIPILEVEYPRSEEEGQEFVYKIAEFLKSLPPEDKV, translated from the coding sequence ATGGCAAAAGTGATAATTTATCCTATTAACAGCCTGATACTTTCTGATCTTGTAGAGCGTTTCGGCCACAAACCCCTTGCGATGATGGAAAAGATTAAAGAGAAAGTAAATACGGTTGGGGTAGATTCACCACCTCTTAACATAACAGCCGAAGAACCAAAAATGGGTCTGAAATATGCAGCTGTGGAAGTGCCTGCAGGAGTCAGAGGGCGGATGGCCATAGTTGGTCCTATGATAGACGAGGCAGAAGCTGCTATAATTGTGAATGAAGCGTCCATGGCCTTTGGATGTATGGGATGTGCCAGGACGAACGAGCTAACTAAATACCTGATACGCAAAAAAGAGATTCCAATTCTTGAAGTAGAATACCCCAGAAGTGAAGAGGAAGGCCAAGAATTTGTCTATAAGATTGCCGAATTCCTGAAATCCCTGCCGCCGGAGGATAAAGTATGA
- a CDS encoding methanogenesis marker 15 protein: MTKDKQVKVALVSCGSEYAGVQGELEKVAASVNAKLIFPEIDISSLDTIGRDFGIEAASPDLRLMMARAQAVVEGLTDVDGVFITSCFRCAEAAIVRNEVRRYINKHSNVPVISYSFTERTTAATLMTRMEALTTIAKRKHLLAREQQTGLTAGIDSGSTTTKAVIMRDNKIIGRGWVPTIKVIDSATEAFNHALEEAGVKAEEIQAIGTTGYGRFLVGEHFKAQLIQEEITVNSKGAVYLANKQKGSATVIDIGGMDNKAISVQDGIPGMFTMGGICAGASGRFLDMTAKRLGVDITELGTLAVKGMQEKVDMNSYCIVFGIQSLVNSLAKGARPEDVAAAACHSVVEQIFEQQLQEVDVKEPLILVGGSSLIEGVPKALSNLLKIDVLVPPNSHLIGAVGSALLASGFVEE; this comes from the coding sequence ATGACCAAAGATAAGCAGGTAAAAGTGGCGTTAGTCTCATGCGGTTCGGAATATGCAGGAGTTCAGGGAGAACTGGAAAAAGTAGCTGCTAGTGTCAATGCAAAACTAATTTTTCCTGAGATAGATATATCTTCTCTTGATACCATTGGAAGAGATTTTGGAATAGAGGCTGCAAGCCCTGATCTACGTCTGATGATGGCAAGAGCTCAGGCAGTAGTGGAAGGTCTTACCGATGTGGATGGAGTGTTTATAACATCATGTTTTAGGTGTGCTGAAGCTGCTATTGTAAGGAACGAAGTAAGAAGGTACATAAACAAACATTCTAATGTTCCTGTGATCAGCTATTCTTTCACAGAGAGGACAACTGCAGCTACTCTTATGACAAGGATGGAAGCACTCACTACTATCGCAAAAAGAAAACATCTGCTGGCCCGTGAGCAACAGACTGGCCTTACTGCAGGTATAGACTCCGGTTCAACCACCACAAAAGCTGTGATCATGCGAGATAACAAAATCATTGGCCGGGGTTGGGTGCCCACTATAAAGGTAATTGATAGTGCCACAGAAGCTTTTAACCATGCACTAGAGGAGGCGGGTGTAAAGGCTGAAGAAATTCAAGCCATTGGAACTACCGGATATGGCAGATTCCTAGTAGGAGAGCATTTTAAAGCACAACTGATACAGGAAGAGATTACGGTCAACTCCAAGGGTGCGGTGTACCTGGCAAACAAGCAAAAAGGCTCTGCAACTGTTATCGACATAGGAGGAATGGACAACAAGGCCATCTCTGTACAGGATGGTATACCTGGCATGTTCACCATGGGAGGTATCTGCGCAGGTGCTTCCGGGCGTTTTCTGGACATGACAGCAAAGAGGCTTGGTGTAGATATCACAGAACTTGGAACATTGGCCGTCAAAGGTATGCAGGAAAAAGTTGACATGAACAGTTACTGCATTGTCTTTGGTATCCAGTCACTGGTAAACTCGCTTGCAAAGGGAGCAAGACCAGAGGATGTGGCTGCTGCTGCATGTCATAGTGTGGTTGAACAGATATTTGAGCAGCAATTGCAGGAAGTGGATGTAAAGGAACCATTAATTCTAGTGGGTGGCTCTTCACTAATAGAAGGAGTTCCAAAAGCCTTGAGCAATTTGCTTAAAATAGATGTACTGGTACCACCAAATTCTCACCTCATAGGTGCTGTGGGAAGTGCGTTGCTGGCGTCCGGATTTGTGGAGGAATAA
- a CDS encoding methanogenesis marker 17 protein, whose amino-acid sequence MEPLEIFKVETKIREEGEAYKSILSDVISELALANAIGGIYVIITPEDSLFQMAIILRGSPPLVKTSDFADVNIGALGKNEIQLVLRDEKYLPDLLEKLWAKYGRGKVIQQDRKTINVSVGNIDSEVETITEMIIFDPKRTLLSRLVEMAIRGTPEGFRVRYHSLNGNEFIFVASEDAMKPEWVQQGHQMLEKIKGGEALGSSA is encoded by the coding sequence ATGGAACCTCTGGAGATCTTCAAGGTAGAGACAAAAATACGTGAAGAGGGCGAAGCTTACAAGTCCATTCTCTCAGATGTCATATCTGAACTTGCACTTGCCAATGCTATTGGCGGAATCTATGTGATCATAACACCTGAAGACTCCCTGTTCCAGATGGCCATTATTCTGAGGGGAAGTCCACCGCTGGTAAAAACATCGGACTTTGCAGATGTCAACATTGGGGCTCTTGGCAAAAATGAGATACAGTTGGTCCTACGTGATGAAAAATATCTGCCGGACCTGTTGGAAAAACTCTGGGCAAAATATGGGCGTGGAAAGGTTATCCAGCAGGACAGGAAGACCATCAATGTAAGCGTGGGAAATATAGATAGTGAGGTCGAGACCATAACAGAAATGATCATATTCGACCCAAAGCGCACACTTCTTTCGAGGCTTGTAGAAATGGCTATAAGAGGAACACCTGAAGGGTTCAGGGTACGCTATCACTCACTTAACGGTAATGAATTCATTTTTGTGGCATCAGAAGATGCCATGAAACCTGAATGGGTGCAGCAGGGACACCAAATGCTTGAAAAGATAAAAGGAGGGGAAGCTCTTGGCAGCAGTGCTTGA
- a CDS encoding methanogenesis marker 7 protein, which produces MAAVLEPYIYEGGIHRHTLLLELLEDLGGYLIQKTPAATEVTLVMLVPRDDVHLIEQLAKELLGKISKAPLTGTEIAVVSPTLASHHLPHSACDIAEFLRRGGANTTMIGLARGMGRRVSLSADYERKLINEHDIALFSFGTFRDCIINKKPKLFEGIKIPIVATGGPDIKTEEVPGADMYIGNIGRVSHRLRHSDELEGLDVMSEKVGLIVEKIREDIARDPLAVMPARIMKEVQEQIPEIESAYTPAPLTLQLDGVRIKLPYTDFHKKVEELELQDNIRLADVATVTPSKMKNYILVKVKRKSEVGIEI; this is translated from the coding sequence TTGGCAGCAGTGCTTGAACCTTACATATATGAAGGTGGTATACATAGACATACGCTTCTTTTAGAATTATTGGAAGATCTGGGAGGATACCTCATCCAGAAAACTCCAGCTGCCACAGAGGTAACACTTGTCATGCTTGTACCCAGAGATGATGTACATCTTATTGAACAGCTTGCCAAAGAATTACTTGGAAAAATATCCAAAGCTCCTCTTACGGGAACGGAGATAGCTGTGGTCTCACCTACACTAGCATCTCATCACCTACCACATTCTGCCTGCGATATAGCTGAATTTCTGCGGCGTGGAGGAGCAAATACCACAATGATAGGACTTGCCAGAGGAATGGGGCGAAGAGTTTCACTTTCTGCAGATTATGAAAGAAAACTCATAAACGAGCATGATATTGCTCTGTTCTCTTTTGGTACCTTTCGAGACTGTATCATAAACAAGAAACCAAAACTCTTTGAAGGTATAAAAATACCCATCGTTGCCACGGGAGGTCCTGATATTAAGACCGAAGAAGTACCAGGAGCCGATATGTACATTGGAAACATAGGCAGGGTATCCCACAGATTACGTCACAGTGACGAACTGGAAGGTCTGGACGTTATGAGCGAGAAAGTGGGGTTAATCGTGGAGAAGATTAGAGAGGATATTGCAAGGGATCCCCTTGCGGTCATGCCTGCCAGAATAATGAAAGAAGTACAAGAACAGATCCCTGAAATTGAAAGTGCCTATACTCCTGCACCACTTACACTGCAATTAGATGGAGTACGCATAAAACTTCCTTATACAGATTTCCATAAGAAAGTAGAAGAACTAGAGCTTCAAGATAACATACGCCTTGCAGATGTTGCAACTGTTACACCTTCAAAAATGAAAAATTACATACTTGTGAAGGTTAAAAGGAAATCTGAAGTAGGCATTGAAATATAA
- a CDS encoding carboxymuconolactone decarboxylase family protein produces MELEKIKEMLDGEPEEVVEKLLEDIKKQYGEVPYIANFIKDMPELFISRTIYTNSIMREFKRMDPKTVELISIAVASALKCGHCLKTHIRVAKKLGVSREEIFDTILISSTVANASILAEGTRAINSEFSATDDKKDPSCMFCNFASELPEQR; encoded by the coding sequence GTGGAACTAGAAAAGATAAAAGAGATGCTTGATGGAGAGCCTGAAGAAGTTGTAGAGAAACTTCTGGAGGATATTAAGAAGCAATATGGAGAGGTACCTTACATAGCAAACTTCATCAAAGATATGCCTGAGCTTTTCATCTCTAGAACAATATACACAAATAGCATCATGCGCGAGTTCAAGCGCATGGATCCTAAGACAGTAGAACTTATAAGCATTGCTGTAGCTTCTGCGCTCAAATGTGGACATTGCCTTAAAACACATATAAGAGTAGCAAAAAAACTGGGAGTTAGCAGGGAAGAGATTTTCGATACAATTCTCATTAGTAGTACTGTGGCAAATGCATCTATACTAGCAGAAGGTACCCGAGCTATAAATTCTGAGTTCTCAGCTACCGATGACAAAAAAGACCCTTCTTGCATGTTCTGTAATTTTGCTTCAGAACTGCCGGAACAACGCTGA
- a CDS encoding presenilin family intramembrane aspartyl protease PSH, with protein sequence MSSEKSFLKNYAPIFAMAGIILAVQFLSLFLAQPMTAEGMQAFENPDSTANSLYYIVIILIFTFFLLVALKKNLQWVIQLVILLAVASTIYYVFIALLSSVTDSNSMINAVSLFLSIVLTVLLYKFPEWYVINTVGLIIGAGASAIFGISLSIIPVLVLLSLLAIYDAISVYKTKHMIDLAEGVMDLRLPILFVIPKKLSYSFIKDTFKKEEGEEREAFFMGLGDAVMPTILVVSANVFLAKYSPLQCFGISYPSIGAMIGTLVGYSALMVFVMKGKPQAGLPFLNTGVILGYAVGVIISGIPFY encoded by the coding sequence TTGAGTTCAGAAAAAAGCTTTTTGAAAAATTATGCTCCCATCTTTGCAATGGCTGGCATCATATTAGCTGTCCAGTTCTTGTCCTTGTTTCTTGCACAGCCGATGACTGCTGAAGGTATGCAGGCTTTTGAGAATCCGGATTCTACAGCCAATAGCTTGTACTATATAGTGATCATCCTCATATTCACTTTTTTCTTGCTTGTTGCATTGAAAAAGAATCTGCAATGGGTCATCCAGCTTGTGATACTACTGGCTGTGGCTTCTACTATCTATTATGTCTTCATAGCTTTATTGTCATCAGTAACAGATTCAAACAGTATGATCAATGCTGTTTCTCTCTTCCTTTCAATAGTTCTTACTGTTCTGTTGTATAAGTTTCCGGAATGGTATGTAATAAACACCGTTGGCCTTATCATAGGAGCGGGCGCAAGTGCCATCTTCGGTATCTCTCTGTCTATAATCCCGGTACTGGTTCTGCTTTCTCTGCTTGCTATCTATGATGCAATTTCTGTGTACAAGACAAAGCATATGATCGATCTTGCGGAAGGAGTCATGGATTTACGGCTACCCATTCTTTTTGTAATTCCAAAGAAGCTGAGCTATTCCTTTATCAAGGACACTTTCAAGAAGGAGGAAGGAGAAGAGAGAGAAGCATTTTTTATGGGTCTGGGAGATGCTGTAATGCCTACTATTCTTGTAGTCTCTGCAAATGTTTTCCTTGCAAAGTATTCTCCTTTGCAGTGCTTTGGAATCTCATATCCTTCTATAGGCGCTATGATCGGTACGCTTGTCGGATACTCAGCTCTTATGGTATTTGTAATGAAAGGAAAACCCCAGGCTGGTCTTCCATTCCTTAATACAGGTGTTATACTAGGGTATGCTGTCGGTGTTATTATTTCAGGCATTCCCTTCTATTAA
- a CDS encoding DUF1805 domain-containing protein translates to MIIEQIKLQRGIAIGLNFEMQHSSLIVVKADLGFVMCGYLDMATAEKLGDVAIRVSGVNTFEDVLAAEVKSVTPKAKELGITVGMKARNALELMF, encoded by the coding sequence ATGATTATAGAACAAATTAAACTACAGAGGGGCATTGCCATAGGCTTGAACTTTGAAATGCAGCATTCATCCTTAATTGTAGTAAAAGCTGATCTCGGTTTTGTAATGTGCGGTTATTTGGATATGGCCACAGCTGAGAAGCTGGGTGATGTGGCTATACGGGTGTCGGGAGTTAACACCTTTGAAGATGTTCTCGCTGCTGAAGTGAAATCTGTCACTCCAAAAGCCAAAGAACTCGGTATCACTGTAGGCATGAAGGCTAGAAATGCCTTGGAGTTAATGTTCTGA
- the map gene encoding type II methionyl aminopeptidase, which yields MMVKMQEDILEKYLKAGEILSRVRGEAKDKIKVGASLLEVAEFVENRAIELGADGSAFPCNISRNEEAAHATPMEGDETVFGEDVVKLDIGVHVDGYIADSAITVDLTGKYGDLVKASEAALYAAIDIVKSGVSTAQIGGVIEDTIVNLGFKPIINLTGHGVARYIAHTHPSIPNRHIDHGSVLQVGDAIAIEPFATDGAGKIVDGSWSEIFSVIGNKPVRLPAARNLLKEIEPYQMLPFAKRWLKTEKLDFALMQLAKSGVITSYPVLKEVAGGMVSQAEHTLIVTDDGCQVTTL from the coding sequence ATGATGGTTAAAATGCAGGAGGATATTCTGGAGAAATATCTCAAAGCAGGTGAGATTCTATCCAGGGTAAGGGGCGAAGCAAAGGATAAAATCAAAGTGGGTGCAAGCCTGCTTGAGGTGGCCGAATTTGTGGAGAACAGGGCTATTGAGCTTGGAGCAGATGGTTCAGCTTTCCCGTGCAATATTTCACGTAATGAAGAAGCTGCTCATGCTACGCCGATGGAAGGTGATGAGACTGTTTTTGGAGAAGATGTGGTAAAGCTTGATATAGGGGTGCACGTTGATGGCTATATTGCTGATTCTGCCATCACGGTAGATCTCACAGGGAAGTATGGGGATCTCGTAAAAGCCTCCGAGGCTGCTCTTTATGCCGCCATAGATATCGTGAAAAGCGGTGTGAGCACTGCACAGATAGGCGGTGTGATAGAAGATACTATTGTAAATCTTGGTTTTAAGCCAATCATTAATCTCACAGGTCATGGTGTTGCTAGGTATATTGCTCATACACATCCCAGCATACCCAACCGCCATATAGATCATGGCTCTGTACTCCAGGTTGGAGATGCGATAGCCATTGAACCCTTTGCTACAGATGGGGCAGGAAAAATAGTAGATGGCTCATGGTCGGAGATTTTCAGTGTAATAGGGAACAAACCCGTGCGTCTGCCAGCTGCTCGTAATCTATTAAAAGAGATTGAACCTTATCAAATGTTGCCATTTGCCAAGAGGTGGCTTAAAACCGAAAAGCTGGACTTTGCTCTTATGCAGCTTGCTAAGTCAGGTGTAATTACTTCTTATCCCGTGCTGAAAGAAGTTGCAGGTGGCATGGTCTCGCAGGCAGAACATACGCTGATCGTTACAGATGATGGCTGCCAGGTAACTACTCTTTGA
- a CDS encoding Xaa-Pro peptidase family protein, which translates to MDISDLLARNKADGFMVVGNSDNADFYYATNFFVSDKYTYIQTSGKKEILIVSEMEKGRAELESRIADIRTLQDYSYREKLKQRGDSYQAYVDCIAEILQKEGIRKIGVPRDFPYHTAQALKEEGFTIVDIESPFKKLRSVKREDEIEHIRYAQNSCEKAMAAAINLIHKAEVIDGKLLSRGFELTAENVRREIDLALLDAGCEAVGTIVACGKKASNPHWEGEGPLAANESIVIDIFPRSKKYRYFADMSRTVLKGEATPELQKMYDAVLAAQKGAIEMVKPGVLCSDIHNHVCDVLESHGFKTIRDGSKVGFIHSTGHGVGLDIHEAPYVGTQAIPLEKGNVITIEPGLYYPDHGGIRIEDMLLVTENGCENLTSLEKRFVL; encoded by the coding sequence ATGGATATATCAGATTTGTTGGCTAGGAACAAAGCAGATGGCTTTATGGTTGTGGGTAATTCAGATAATGCTGATTTTTACTACGCCACAAATTTCTTCGTCTCAGATAAGTACACCTACATACAAACTTCAGGTAAAAAGGAGATACTAATAGTCTCAGAAATGGAAAAAGGCCGTGCTGAGCTTGAATCCAGGATTGCCGATATACGCACGTTGCAAGATTATAGCTACAGGGAGAAACTAAAGCAAAGGGGCGATTCATATCAGGCTTATGTAGATTGTATAGCTGAGATTTTACAAAAAGAAGGTATCCGTAAAATAGGAGTACCTCGGGATTTTCCTTATCATACGGCTCAGGCTCTCAAAGAGGAAGGCTTTACTATTGTTGATATTGAAAGCCCTTTCAAAAAATTGAGGTCTGTCAAAAGGGAGGATGAAATAGAGCATATAAGGTATGCTCAAAACTCCTGTGAAAAAGCCATGGCTGCAGCTATTAATCTTATTCATAAGGCGGAGGTCATTGATGGTAAACTGCTATCTAGAGGTTTTGAACTTACTGCAGAGAATGTACGTAGAGAAATAGATCTTGCATTGTTGGATGCAGGATGCGAAGCCGTTGGTACAATTGTTGCATGTGGGAAAAAAGCTTCAAATCCTCATTGGGAAGGGGAAGGCCCCCTTGCTGCTAATGAATCCATAGTTATTGATATATTCCCGCGAAGTAAAAAGTATCGGTATTTTGCTGATATGAGTCGTACAGTTCTAAAAGGAGAAGCAACTCCAGAGCTTCAGAAAATGTATGATGCAGTTCTAGCAGCTCAGAAGGGGGCTATTGAGATGGTTAAACCAGGTGTACTTTGTAGTGATATACACAATCATGTATGTGATGTACTTGAATCACATGGGTTCAAAACAATTCGTGATGGTTCTAAAGTGGGTTTCATCCATTCTACAGGTCATGGTGTAGGTCTTGATATTCATGAAGCTCCCTATGTGGGTACTCAGGCTATTCCTCTTGAGAAAGGTAATGTCATTACTATTGAGCCAGGCCTATACTATCCGGATCACGGTGGTATTCGTATAGAGGATATGTTGCTAGTAACAGAAAATGGTTGTGAGAACCTCACATCGCTTGAAAAGAGATTTGTATTATGA
- a CDS encoding DUF5658 family protein translates to MLLKNGVVDRLNLFTQFLADIKYIILFYVLGDVITTYHALDYGLEENPFLLILMNEFGIWSMLIMKILFIGIIYWYYLTLMSTESLWKTQLWFASRSTVSMVGIFLVVNNLLVIFSKCSLVQILGITPY, encoded by the coding sequence ATGTTACTGAAAAACGGTGTTGTGGATAGATTAAATCTTTTTACACAGTTCCTTGCGGACATTAAGTATATCATCTTATTTTACGTATTGGGAGATGTTATAACTACATACCATGCTCTGGATTATGGACTTGAAGAGAATCCATTTCTTCTGATTTTGATGAATGAGTTTGGCATATGGTCAATGTTAATAATGAAGATTCTGTTCATTGGGATAATTTATTGGTATTATCTCACTTTAATGAGCACAGAATCATTATGGAAGACTCAGCTATGGTTTGCATCCAGAAGTACTGTAAGCATGGTGGGAATATTTCTCGTGGTAAATAACCTGCTTGTCATATTCTCTAAGTGCAGCTTAGTCCAGATTTTAGGAATCACTCCATATTGA
- the fen gene encoding flap endonuclease-1, with the protein MGTDIGELLEKRQVEISELSHKIVAIDAYNILYQFLSIIRQRDGTPLKDSKGNITSHLSGILYRMTSLMEEGIKPVFVFDGKPSHLKDRTIEKRTVDRENAKIKWEEAKEKGLAEEAYMYAQASSKVTREIADDSRKLLLAMGIPWVDAPSEGEAQAAHMVTTGNANYVASQDYDSLLFGAPAVVRNLTITGKRKLPKKNIFVDVKPEIMTLEENLTELGIDHSQLLDIALCVGTDYNPGIEKIGPKKALKLVKEYGRIEKILQAVGQKIENVQEIKDIFLNPTVTDDYNLKWKKPDIDAIIAFLCEEHDFSKDRVIKACERLETISGPGQRTLDQWF; encoded by the coding sequence ATGGGAACAGATATTGGAGAACTTCTGGAAAAACGGCAAGTAGAAATATCCGAGTTGTCCCATAAAATTGTAGCTATAGATGCATACAATATACTCTACCAGTTTCTGAGCATAATACGGCAGAGAGATGGAACTCCACTTAAAGATTCAAAAGGGAACATTACATCTCATCTTTCTGGCATTCTCTATAGAATGACCAGCCTTATGGAAGAAGGAATAAAGCCAGTATTTGTTTTTGATGGGAAACCATCGCATCTTAAAGATCGAACTATCGAAAAGAGAACGGTCGATAGAGAGAATGCAAAGATAAAATGGGAAGAGGCTAAAGAAAAGGGATTAGCAGAAGAAGCATATATGTATGCTCAGGCTTCTTCCAAGGTTACTCGAGAGATAGCTGATGATTCCAGAAAACTTCTTTTAGCTATGGGAATTCCCTGGGTGGATGCACCTTCGGAAGGAGAGGCTCAAGCTGCCCACATGGTGACAACAGGAAATGCAAATTATGTTGCTTCACAAGACTATGATTCATTGCTTTTTGGAGCACCCGCAGTTGTAAGGAACCTTACCATTACAGGCAAACGTAAACTTCCAAAAAAGAATATTTTTGTGGATGTAAAGCCCGAGATAATGACTCTTGAAGAAAACCTTACAGAACTGGGAATTGACCACTCACAACTATTAGATATTGCATTATGTGTGGGTACTGATTACAACCCCGGGATAGAGAAAATTGGACCAAAAAAAGCGTTGAAACTCGTAAAGGAGTATGGACGCATCGAAAAGATATTACAGGCAGTTGGGCAAAAGATAGAAAACGTACAGGAAATAAAAGATATTTTTTTAAATCCCACTGTAACAGACGATTACAATCTCAAATGGAAAAAACCCGATATAGATGCAATTATTGCATTCCTTTGCGAAGAGCATGATTTCTCAAAAGACAGAGTAATAAAGGCCTGTGAAAGGCTGGAAACGATCAGTGGCCCAGGACAAAGAACCCTGGACCAATGGTTCTGA